Proteins from one Ranitomeya variabilis isolate aRanVar5 chromosome 1, aRanVar5.hap1, whole genome shotgun sequence genomic window:
- the LOC143802968 gene encoding uncharacterized protein LOC143802968, whose protein sequence is MMKNRDKMLERILNLALEIIFQLTGKDYTVVKISSDRCQAPVSEGRGGTLSQILGPPPHPQIYEDINDQKILDLTNKMIELLTGEVPIRCQDVTVYFSMEEWEYLEGHKDRYQEVMMEEHRPRTSPVLSSKRTTPERRPAPPLPPQDHQLLDPDKDLNNINAPERNLRGDQLCKEETPTDNRPDDCGIIHHTYEEEKPYLCPECGKCFSEHSSLVDHQKTHTELKPNLCLKCGKCYKSKSTLAKHLRTHTGEKPYSCLECEKSFTQKSDLVRHQVIHTGEKLFSCTQCGKCFIKKSTLIVHQRTHTDKKPFSCSECGKCFNLKSVLVNHERIHTGEKPYSCTFCGKCFRQKTTLADHQRTHTGEKPFPCSECEKCFTWKSDLVNHKRIHTGEKPFSCTICGKYFRQKSTLFAHQIIHRKKPFSCPVCGKCFIHETHLIQHQNTHTGKEPISCSECGKCFNRKSQLIVHLKTHTEEKSFSCTECGKGFDHKYSFVRHLRIHSEVKPFSCNLCGKCFTQHSYLVDHQKTHTGTKAVSCLECGKCYTSKSSLDVHIRTHHKGEKPYSCPECAKCFTRKSVLAAHIKTHTGEKPFSCSECEKCFTHKSDLVRHQRIHTGEKPFSCNLCGKCFIQKSSLISHEISHTGKPFSCPECGKCFTWESQLDVHIKTHTGEKPFSCSECGRCFAHKSALYRHQNIHPV, encoded by the exons ATGATGAAGAACAGAGACAAAATGCTAGAGAGGATATTAAATCTCGCCCTAGAGATAATCTTCCAGCTTACTGGAaag gattacacagtagtgaagatctctagtgatcgctgtcaggcccctgtgtctgaaggACGGGGAGGAACCCTGAGCCAAATcctggggcctccacctcacccccagatatatgaggacatcaatgaccagaaaatCCTAGATCTcaccaacaagatgattgagctcctgactggagag gttcctataagatgtcaggatgtcaccgtctatttctccatggaggagtgggagtatctagaaggacacaaggatcggtaccaggaggtgatgatggaggagcaccggccccgcacatcaccag ttctctccagtaagaggacaaccccAGAGAGACGTcccgctcctcctcttcctccacaggaTCATCAG CTTTTGGATCCGGATAAAGATCTGAACAATATTAATGCTCCAGAGAGAAATTTGAGGGGTGATCAGCTATGTAAAGAGGAGACTCCTACAGATAaccgcccag ATGATTGTGGTATTATACATCATACATATGAAGAGGAGAAGCCATATTTATgcccagaatgtggaaaatgtttttctgAGCATTCATCTCTGGTTGAccatcagaaaactcacacagagTTGAAGCCTAATTTATGtttaaaatgtgggaaatgttataaaagtaaatcaactctTGCCAAACAtttaagaactcacacaggggagaagccatattcatgtctgGAATGTGAGAAATCTTTTAcccagaaatcagatcttgttagacatcaagtaattcacacaggggagaagttatTTTCTTGCACCCAGTGTGGAAAGTGTTTTATAAAAAAGTCAACTCTAATTgtgcatcaaagaactcacacagataagaagccattttcatgttcagaatgtggtaaatgttttaattTAAAATCAGTTCTTGTTAACCATGAAAGGattcacacaggcgagaagccataTTCTTGTACCTTTTGTGGAAAGTGTTTCAGACAAAAGACAACTCTTGCTgatcatcaaagaactcacacaggggagaagccatttccctgttcagaatgtgagaaatgttttacttggaaatcagatcttgttaaccataaaagaattcacacaggggagaaaccattttcttgcACCATATGTGGAAAGTACTTTAGGCAAAAGTCAACTCTATTTGCACATCAAATAATTCACAgaaagaaaccattttcatgtccggtatgtggaaaatgttttatccaTGAAACACATCTTATTCAACATCAAAACACTCACACAGGGAAGGAGCCaatttcatgttcagaatgcggaAAATGTTTTAATCGAAAGTCACAACTTATTGTACATCTAAaaactcacacagaggagaagtCATTTTCTTGTACAGAATGTGGAAAAGGCTTTGATCACAAATACAGTTTTGTTAGACATTTGAGAATTCATTCAGaggtgaagccattttcatgtaatctatgcgggaaatgttttactcaACATTCATATCTTGTTGATCATCAAAAAACTCACACTGGGACGAAGGcggtttcatgtttagaatgtgggaaatgttataccaGTAAATCAAGTCTTGATGTACATATAAGAACTCACCACAAAGGGGAGAAGCCATACTCTTGTCCAGAATGTGCAAAATGTTTTACTCGGAAATCTGTGCTTGCTGCacatataaaaacacacacaggggagaagccattttcatgttcagaatgtgagaaatgttttacccataaatcagatcttgttagacatcaaagaattcacactggggagaagccattttcgtgtAACCTATGTGGAAAGTGCTTTATACAAAAGTCATCTCTAATTTCACATGAGATATCTCACACAGGAAAAccgttttcatgtccagaatgtggaaaatgttttacttggGAATCGCAGCTTGACGTACATataaaaactcacacaggggagaagccattttcatgttcagaatgtgggagatgTTTTGCTCACAAATCCGCTTTATATAGACATCAGAATATTCATCCAGTGTAG